From the genome of Uranotaenia lowii strain MFRU-FL chromosome 1, ASM2978415v1, whole genome shotgun sequence, one region includes:
- the LOC129739825 gene encoding THO complex subunit 3 — MVSTKSHVEELQEYFKSHNKTREATKAHTAKVHSVGWNCDGRRLASGSFDKSVVIFTLDRESLKKESTYRGHTGSVDQLCWHASLPDLLSTASGDKTVRIWDARIGKCANIINTKGENINITWSPDGNTIAVGNKEDLVTFIDARMFKILAEEQFTFEVNEIAWSNGSDVFFLTNGQGCIHILNYPELNLQQVLKAHPSTCICIEFDPTGKYFATGSADALVSLWDAEELACLRVFSRLDWPVRTISFSHDGRLLASASEDLIIDIGDTDTGEKVADISVDAATFTVAWHPKQYMLAYACDDKDANDRRRDAGSLKVWGFTE; from the exons ATGGTTTCAACAAAATCACACGTCGAAGAGCTGCAGGAGTATTTCAAATCCCACAACAAAACCCGTGAAGCCACTAAAGCTCACACCGCCAAAGTGCACTCGGTTGGCTGGAATTGTGATGGACGCCGGTTAGCCTCCGGTTCATTCGACAAATCTGTAGTCATTTTTACGCTGGACCGGGAAAGTTTG AAAAAGGAAAGCACTTATCGTGGCCACACAGGTTCGGTGGATCAGTTGTGTTGGCACGCTTCGTTACCGGATCTTTTGAGCACTGCCAGTGGCGATAAGACGGTTCGAATTTGGGATGCCCGCATTGGAAAATGTGCTAACATCATCAATACGAAGGGAGAAAACATAAATATAACCTGGTCTCCCGATGGCAATACGATTGCTGTAGGAAACAAAGAAGATTTAGTTACGTTTATCGATGCTCGGATGTTTAAAATCTTGGCCGAAGAACAGTTTACATTCGAGGTGAACGAAATTGCTTGGAGTAATGGTAGCGATGTATTTTTCCTGACAAATGGTCAAGGTTGTATCCACATATTGAACTACCCGGAATTGAATTTACAACAGGTGCTGAAAGCTCATCCAAGCACCTGCATTTGCATCGAATTTGATCCTACTGGGAAATATTTTGCAACAGGATCAGCAGATGCTTTGGTTTCGTTATGGGACGCAGAAGAGTTGGCGTGTTTGAGAGTATTTTCCAGGTTGGATTGGCCTGTGCGAACGATTTCTTTCAGTCACGATGGAAGGCTGTTGGCATCAGCCAGTGAAGATCTTATTATCGACATTGGCGACACTGATACAGGGGAGAAAGTTGCTGATATTTCAGTTGACGCAGCCACCTTCACTGTGGCGTGGCACCCTAAACAATATATGTTGGCCTACGCTTGTGATGATAAGGATGCGAATGATAGGAGACGAGACGCTGGTAGCCTAAAAGTTTGGGGATTTACAGAATAG